CCTGTAATTGGTAATAATTGAATTGTCATGCCTATGTTTTGTACAACATGGAACAATACGAATGATAGATAACCAATAATAAACATTACATTGAAAGGATGGCTTGTTGATGTTGCTAATCTAATTAAGTGTATAAATAAAGCTAAGAATATAAGTAACACAACCATAGTCCCTATAAATCCAAATTCTTCTCCGATGATTGAGAAAATAAAATCGGTATGGTTTTCTGGTATATAAACTTCACCATTATTTAAACCTTTACCAAATAATTGTCCAGAGCCAATTGCTTTTAATGATTCAGTTAAATGATAACCGTCTCCTGAACTATATGCATAAGGATCTAACCAAGAGTTGATACGACCGAGTTGATATGTTTTTATACCAGAGATTTTCTCGATGATACTTGGTTTAAAAATCATAAGCAAGATGAGACTTGACCCAATTGCGAATAATCCTATAAAAGCAGGTGCAAGTATTCTCCACGTAACACCTGAAACGATGATAATACCTAATATGATTGCCATTAACACTAAAGTAGTCCCTAAGTCATTCTGTAAAAGGATTAAGAGCATAGGTACACAAGCAGTAAGTGCGATTTTAATAAGTAAATTTAAATCTCTCGATAATGTTTTAGTGTAGGTGAATCGATTATGTTGATAAACGACATTTGCAAGTGCCAATATGAGTACAACTTTCATAAATTCGGAAGGTTGAATACTGATTGGACCAAGTCTGTACCAACTTTTAGCACCATTGATGACTGGTGTGAAACTTGATTCAGGTAACACAAGTAAACCAATAAGTGAGAGGTTACCAATTATGTATATAATCCATACATATTTACGTAATGTTTTAGGAGATATAAACATTAAAAATATCGCCAATATAAAGCCGAGTATGTAATATAAAATCTGTTTAGATAAGAAGTTTGTTTCATATTGTCCACCTGACATGGCAGAACTGATGATGAGACAACTTGTTCCAAACAGTAAAGCGATGATTGTTATTAAACGCCAATCAATTCGTTCTAAAAATGATTTATTTAATGTCCGAGTAGAAGTTTCCATTAAAATACTCCTTTAAATAACGCTGAATTTCATAATTTTCATTATAACTTGATTGTACATAAAGTTATACAATTTTGCTATTCACAAGTGAGTTATTTTCAAATTATTACAGTTGATAGGTGCATCAATGGTGGAAAACATGATAAAATGTAGGCTAATAATCTACATGGAGGCGTCTTTATGTCTAAAAAAAATATATGTATCATTTATGGTGGTAAAAGTGCTGAACACGATGTATCAATATTAACAGCACAAAATGTTATCAATGCAGTGGATTTCAATCAATTCATCGTTGATATCATTTATATCACTAATGATGGTGATTGGATCAAACGTGAGCAATCTATAAACGAGGAAATCACGGATATCGAACAACTTCGTTTAACAAGTGACGAGCTTACACCTATTTCTAAATTATTAGAGGTAAGTAATAATGGAGAAGCGTATAGTGCTGTATTTCCACTATTACATGGTCCAAACGGGGAAGATGGAACAATTCAAGGACTATTTGAAGTATTAGATATTCCTTACGTAGGGAATGGTGTACTAGCAGCATCAAGTTCTATGGATAAGCTAGTAATGAAACATTTATTTGCACATAGAGGATTACCTCAATTACCATATGTAAGCTTCCTGAAAAGTGAGTATGAAAAGTATGAGCATAATATAGTTGAATTAATTCAAAATAAATTAGAGTATCCAGTGTTTGTAAAACCAGCAAACCTTGGATCAAGTGTTGGTATTAGTAAATGTACTAATAAGGAAGAATTGATTTCAGGTATAGAAGAAGCATTTCAATTTGACCGCAAACTTGTTATTGAACAAGGTGTAGATGCTAGAGAAATTGAAGTTGCAGTATTAGGTAATGATTATCCGGAAACGACATTACCAGGTGAAGTCGTTAAAGATGTTCAGTTTTATGATTATAAATCTAAATACAAAGATGGCAAAGTTCAACTTCAAATTCCTGCTGATGTAGATGAAGAAACGGCTACGACTTTACGTAATATGGCTGTTGAAGCTTTTAAAGCAACAGATTGTTCAGGATTAGTAAGAGCGGATTTCTTCTTAACTGAAGACAACACAATTTATATAAATGAAACGAATGCAATGCCTGGGTTCACTCAATATAGTATGTATCCATTACTATGGGAGAACATGAACTTAAGTTACACTGAACTCATCACAAAGTTAATTGAGTTAGCGATAGAACGTTATAATAATAAGAAAGCT
The Mammaliicoccus sp. Dog046 genome window above contains:
- a CDS encoding D-alanine--D-alanine ligase, translating into MSKKNICIIYGGKSAEHDVSILTAQNVINAVDFNQFIVDIIYITNDGDWIKREQSINEEITDIEQLRLTSDELTPISKLLEVSNNGEAYSAVFPLLHGPNGEDGTIQGLFEVLDIPYVGNGVLAASSSMDKLVMKHLFAHRGLPQLPYVSFLKSEYEKYEHNIVELIQNKLEYPVFVKPANLGSSVGISKCTNKEELISGIEEAFQFDRKLVIEQGVDAREIEVAVLGNDYPETTLPGEVVKDVQFYDYKSKYKDGKVQLQIPADVDEETATTLRNMAVEAFKATDCSGLVRADFFLTEDNTIYINETNAMPGFTQYSMYPLLWENMNLSYTELITKLIELAIERYNNKKAIKYKID
- a CDS encoding FtsW/RodA/SpoVE family cell cycle protein; the encoded protein is METSTRTLNKSFLERIDWRLITIIALLFGTSCLIISSAMSGGQYETNFLSKQILYYILGFILAIFLMFISPKTLRKYVWIIYIIGNLSLIGLLVLPESSFTPVINGAKSWYRLGPISIQPSEFMKVVLILALANVVYQHNRFTYTKTLSRDLNLLIKIALTACVPMLLILLQNDLGTTLVLMAIILGIIIVSGVTWRILAPAFIGLFAIGSSLILLMIFKPSIIEKISGIKTYQLGRINSWLDPYAYSSGDGYHLTESLKAIGSGQLFGKGLNNGEVYIPENHTDFIFSIIGEEFGFIGTMVVLLIFLALFIHLIRLATSTSHPFNVMFIIGYLSFVLFHVVQNIGMTIQLLPITGIPLPFISYGGSALWSLMAGVGILLSIFYHEKDAFTVSKKGEGQKSNL